The Sporosarcina ureae genomic sequence TATGTTGTTCTCAGGTGAAGAAGTGAAGAAAAAGCCGAACGTTTTATCAGGTGGAGAAAAAGTTCGCTGTATGTTATCAAAAATGATGCTAACAAGCTCAAACGTTCTTCTTCTTGATGAGCCAACAAACCACTTGGACCTGGAATCTATCCAAGCACTTAACAATGGTTTGATCGCGTTCAAGGGTGCGATGATCTTCACATCTCATGACCATCAGTTCATCCAAACAATTGCTAATCGTGTAATCGAAATCAATGATGATGGAACAATCTTTGATAAAATGATGACTTATGATGAGTATTTGGAATGGAAAGGTAAGAAAGCTTAATTAGTAGTTAATATAGAGACTCCCCTTGAAGGAAAAACTTCTAGGGGAGTCTTTTGCGCTTGGTGTTACCAAGTGTTAAATTTAAGTGATGTAGTGTAACCGTTAATTGCCTGTGAGACAATCTAGAACCGCTAAAAACAAGAGACATCGCTACTTCATTTTTTATTGTCTCTTTTGCGAGTAATTGTCTAGCAGTGCTCTAGTAAGTAATGAGATGGATCGATCAATCTCGAACTTTATAGTATCTTTATAAGCTTTTACTTTCTCCTTATCGCCAATACGGTAGATGTAAAGTGTCTGCATTTCTGTCCCCTGCTTATGAACCGGGTGTCTGACGATCAGACCATCATTGAGTAAATCATGTAGAGACTTGTATACTTCAGACTTAGTTGGTCGATACCCAAGGTCTCTGAAATGATCTATAAGGTCATCTAATATTTGTAAGCCATACAAGTTCCCTTCTTCTGCCTTATTGAGCATATAGAGCTTTAAAAAGGCTCTTTGACGAATTACGAATGTACTCTTCATTGCTCTTCCCTCCTTGGTTGCTGTACGTGCATTATGTATAGTATACCAAATAATGAGATGCGAGTATTATTATAGTAATAAGGATTATTTGGAACCAGGTTTTGATAGAACTATTCAATATGTTTATAGACGGATGTATTTCGATGGTTATCAGTAAATCGCATATTTGGAGATTTTAATAAATATTTATAAGAAAAAGAGACTTCCCTACTAAAAATGATTTTCAGTTTAGAAATTGAATTAAATGTACAAGATATTTGAGTGCCCAACTACACGCAATCCAGTAATCTACACACTGTCTTATTTTTATTTTCTATGAATAGCTTCCACTATTAAGGGAATAACACAAAGTAAAAGGAGGTTTTTCATAATGAAACGCAATCTTTGGTTTCTACTGGCTGCACTGCTTCTCATGCTCGCAGGTTGCTCAAACAAGCCTGATACGTCCATGGATGGTAAGACCGACTCTTCGACCAATCAAGAAGGAACGAACGGTGACAAGTCACAACAACATGACAACAAAGATGCGAATCTGACCGATGTGGCTTTACTTGATTACTTTCTTCCGGACGGTTCCAGCGCGCATTATAAAGGTGTCGGTAATGAATTTGCTGAGCTAGACATTACCGTGGCAAGACCTGCGCAAGACTATGTCGTGATTCACGAAAATAACGGTGGTGCATTCGTTCAAAAAGTGTATAAAGTGGATGGAGATAAAATCCAAGTATTGCAGGAAGAACATATCGAGTTGGACGCTGGCGTTCCACCGACGGAAGAGCTGGAGTCCATGAAACCGATCCGAACCTATTTGAAAGGTCCTATTGAAGTAGGTACAACTTTTGACGACTGGAAGATTGTGGAGATGAATGCGTCAGTGGAAACTCCTTATCAGCAATTTGAAGATGCGGTCGTAATGGAGCAAGTGGGTAAAGACTTTGTGAACAGGATCTATCTCGTGAAGGATTTTGGGGAAGTAAAACGTGAATCGGTGATGAAGATGGAAGGCGAAGAAGAATTTGTCGTTACTTCTAGTCTAGAAACGGTGACACAACCGTAATTTTCTGCAAACAAAAAGGCGCCGCAATGGGCGCCTTTTCAAGTGGTTTAGATTTTAACAACGTTAGCTGCTTGTAGACCACGGTTACCTTCGACAACTTCAAATTCAACTTGCTGACCTTCGTCAAGAGATTTGAATCCGTCGCCTTGGATTGCTGAGAAGTGTACAAAGATGTCTTCTTCTCCATCAACTTCGATAAAACCGAAGCCCTTTTCTGAGTTAAACCATTTCACTGTACCTTGTTTCATTCGATTACCTCCAAAAAAATATAAATACTTTAATACACGAACCTTAG encodes the following:
- a CDS encoding helix-turn-helix transcriptional regulator is translated as MKSTFVIRQRAFLKLYMLNKAEEGNLYGLQILDDLIDHFRDLGYRPTKSEVYKSLHDLLNDGLIVRHPVHKQGTEMQTLYIYRIGDKEKVKAYKDTIKFEIDRSISLLTRALLDNYSQKRQ
- a CDS encoding cold-shock protein; amino-acid sequence: MKQGTVKWFNSEKGFGFIEVDGEEDIFVHFSAIQGDGFKSLDEGQQVEFEVVEGNRGLQAANVVKI